In Lactococcus paracarnosus, a genomic segment contains:
- a CDS encoding sensor histidine kinase: MTTDLSKQKEDSGISSLKTKQLNSKFKISKLLIFSGVYILTTAVVIIFLNQHTTAIDTDNLMVRAYAVSDILKKNPDTQFDESVIVLPTNTDSKAVDNIKNGAKFTRTLTKTNLTITVPNYQDAVLKNYVQITRQRSSDNAVNTIIIIFAASIYLIWIFQLYKSAKKLHQFEIDTIAKIKNIRRSPLTQSYLISENDDKVTTALNHLGETIQHQAESSTPAKKNLYEFIELFEFPIFIYDIKGTIRRSNASFKNEFADTKNLDIFSPYSDVLQFLVNKMLKPGQQERTFYFEHINAYYTVNVRPIQALDHRLMVTMIDVTTYKATTLAHNDFIANVSHDLKTPLAAIAGFADILANDQEKLAPDAAKKFAKHIVKETRRLSKLVADTLEMTRQPKHLKKIKLDLAGQIDDVLTNFELPIIEKNLMITRQYQPKLYFKSNEKHLYAILKNLIENAINYTPDGGKIFIAASKQSDALIFSISDNGPGLTAIEESRIFERFYRADHTRDSEGTGLGLAIVKKNLAELGGHIDVVSVLGKGTTFTVTF, encoded by the coding sequence TTGACAACAGATTTATCAAAACAAAAAGAGGATTCGGGTATCAGTTCATTGAAGACGAAACAGCTTAATAGCAAATTTAAGATATCGAAACTCCTTATTTTTTCAGGTGTCTATATCTTAACAACTGCCGTGGTCATTATCTTTCTTAATCAACACACCACTGCGATCGATACAGATAATTTGATGGTGCGTGCCTATGCCGTCTCGGATATTCTAAAGAAAAACCCTGATACACAATTTGATGAGTCAGTCATTGTGCTACCAACTAATACTGACTCAAAAGCAGTTGATAATATCAAAAATGGCGCAAAATTTACGCGTACATTGACCAAAACAAACCTAACGATTACAGTACCAAATTATCAAGATGCCGTTCTCAAAAATTACGTGCAAATCACGCGTCAACGCTCTTCAGATAATGCGGTGAATACCATCATCATTATTTTTGCGGCATCAATCTATCTCATCTGGATTTTCCAACTCTATAAGAGTGCTAAGAAATTACATCAGTTTGAAATAGATACTATTGCCAAAATTAAAAATATCCGTCGCAGTCCGCTCACACAAAGTTACTTGATATCTGAAAACGATGATAAAGTAACAACCGCATTGAATCACCTAGGTGAAACGATCCAGCATCAGGCTGAGAGCTCTACACCTGCTAAAAAAAATCTATACGAATTCATTGAACTCTTTGAGTTTCCTATTTTTATCTATGACATAAAAGGCACTATTCGAAGGAGCAATGCTAGTTTTAAAAATGAATTTGCAGATACCAAAAACTTAGATATTTTTAGTCCTTATAGTGATGTCCTACAATTTTTAGTGAATAAAATGCTAAAACCTGGCCAACAGGAACGCACCTTCTATTTTGAGCATATCAATGCCTACTATACGGTTAATGTCCGGCCAATCCAAGCACTTGATCATCGCCTCATGGTCACCATGATCGATGTGACCACTTATAAAGCGACAACACTAGCGCATAACGACTTTATTGCTAACGTCTCTCATGACCTGAAAACGCCTTTAGCTGCTATCGCTGGTTTTGCTGATATTTTAGCCAATGACCAAGAAAAATTAGCACCAGATGCTGCTAAGAAATTCGCCAAGCATATCGTTAAAGAGACAAGACGCCTCTCTAAATTAGTTGCTGATACACTTGAGATGACACGTCAGCCCAAGCATCTTAAAAAAATCAAGCTTGATTTAGCTGGTCAAATCGATGATGTGCTGACTAACTTTGAGTTACCAATTATCGAAAAAAACCTGATGATTACACGACAATATCAACCTAAGCTCTATTTTAAATCTAACGAAAAACATCTCTATGCGATTTTAAAAAATCTAATAGAGAATGCTATCAATTATACGCCTGATGGTGGTAAAATATTTATTGCCGCTAGTAAGCAGTCAGATGCCTTAATCTTTTCTATCTCTGATAATGGTCCTGGGTTAACTGCAATAGAGGAATCCAGAATTTTTGAGCGGTTTTATCGTGCAGACCATACCCGTGACTCTGAAGGGACGGGCTTAGGCCTCGCGATTGTTAAGAAGAACTTAGCTGAACTTGGTGGTCATATTGATGTCGTCAGTGTCCTAGGTAAGGGAACGACTTTTACAGTCACCTTTTAA
- a CDS encoding 2-hydroxycarboxylate transporter family protein codes for MASHWMTIKVGSVPLPVYIALSTVIVITGLLQQLPVNMLGGFAVILVMGWLLGTIGGKIPFLKNFGGPAILSLLVPSILVFFNLINKNIMGSAHILMKDANFLYFYIACLVCGSILGMNRKILVQGLFRMIIPMLLGMTFAMGIGTLVGVLLGLEWQHTLFYIVTPVLAGGIGEGILPLSLGYSAITGLGSEQLVAQLIPATIIGNFFAIMCTALLSSWGEKRPDLSGNGQLVKVGQTDDMKDALKEGSGELDLKKMGAGVLTACTLFIAGGLLQHFTGFPGPVLMIVLAAILKYLNVVPLETQQGSKQLYLFISGNFTFPVMAGLGLLYIPLKDVVGTLSIQYFLVVISVVFTVIATGFVVSRFMNMYPIEAAIISACQSGMGGTGDVAILSTANRMNLMPFAQVATRLGGAITVIVMTGIFRLIFKG; via the coding sequence ATGGCCAGCCACTGGATGACAATCAAAGTTGGGTCAGTACCATTGCCTGTCTATATCGCCCTATCCACTGTAATCGTGATTACCGGTTTACTACAACAGTTACCAGTGAATATGCTAGGTGGATTTGCCGTCATTTTGGTGATGGGATGGTTACTTGGCACAATTGGTGGGAAAATTCCATTTTTAAAAAACTTTGGTGGTCCCGCAATTTTATCTTTACTGGTCCCATCAATTCTAGTATTTTTTAATCTGATTAATAAAAATATTATGGGTTCAGCACATATCTTAATGAAGGATGCAAACTTTCTGTATTTCTACATCGCCTGCTTGGTATGCGGTAGTATCCTTGGTATGAATCGGAAGATTTTGGTTCAGGGCTTGTTTCGCATGATTATCCCAATGTTACTAGGGATGACCTTCGCAATGGGCATCGGTACACTTGTCGGCGTTCTATTAGGATTAGAGTGGCAACATACACTCTTCTATATCGTGACACCTGTGTTGGCTGGTGGTATCGGTGAAGGCATTTTACCACTTTCCTTAGGTTATAGTGCAATTACAGGACTCGGCAGTGAGCAATTAGTCGCCCAATTAATTCCAGCAACAATCATCGGTAACTTCTTTGCCATCATGTGTACCGCTTTATTATCAAGTTGGGGAGAAAAACGACCAGATTTATCAGGTAATGGCCAATTAGTTAAAGTCGGTCAGACTGATGATATGAAAGACGCCTTAAAAGAAGGATCTGGAGAACTAGACTTGAAAAAAATGGGTGCTGGTGTCCTGACTGCCTGTACCTTATTCATTGCTGGTGGCTTATTACAGCATTTTACAGGCTTTCCAGGTCCTGTATTGATGATCGTATTAGCAGCAATACTGAAATACTTGAATGTTGTGCCATTAGAAACACAACAAGGCTCTAAACAACTCTACCTGTTTATCTCTGGTAACTTTACGTTTCCAGTCATGGCAGGCTTAGGCTTACTCTACATTCCCTTAAAAGATGTTGTAGGGACCTTAAGCATTCAATATTTCTTAGTCGTCATCAGTGTTGTGTTTACAGTTATTGCGACAGGCTTCGTGGTATCAAGATTTATGAATATGTATCCAATCGAAGCTGCCATTATTTCAGCCTGTCAAAGTGGTATGGGGGGGACAGGAGATGTCGCCATTTTAAGTACTGCAAATCGTATGAATTTAATGCCTTTTGCACAAGTCGCAACACGCTTAGGTGGTGCAATTACGGTCATTGTGATGACAGGTATTTTTAGACTTATTTTTAAAGGATAG
- a CDS encoding MIP/aquaporin family protein — protein sequence MSADMTQIFSEFIGTAILILLGDGVCAAVNLNKSKAQNSGWIVIAFGWALAVTIAVYVAGINGPAHLNPAVTIAMAVNGSLKASLVLPFIVAQILGGIVGAVLVWLAYLPHWNETTDQGAILGTFSTGPAIRNYPANFISEVIGTMVLVVGLLAFGANKFADGTNVFAVGGLILAIGLSLGGATGYAINPARDLGPRIAHFILPMKNKGNSDWAYSWVPVVAPIVGGLLAVGLFTFIKK from the coding sequence ATGTCTGCAGATATGACACAAATTTTTAGTGAATTCATTGGTACAGCCATCCTTATTTTATTAGGGGATGGGGTATGTGCCGCAGTCAATCTAAATAAAAGTAAAGCGCAAAACTCAGGGTGGATCGTAATTGCCTTTGGTTGGGCACTTGCTGTAACGATTGCTGTTTACGTAGCAGGGATTAATGGCCCTGCTCACCTCAATCCAGCAGTAACGATTGCCATGGCTGTAAATGGTAGTTTGAAAGCAAGCCTAGTCTTACCTTTCATCGTCGCTCAAATATTAGGTGGTATTGTTGGCGCAGTCCTTGTTTGGTTAGCTTATCTACCACATTGGAATGAAACAACTGATCAAGGGGCTATTCTTGGTACCTTTTCTACCGGTCCTGCTATTCGTAATTATCCAGCAAATTTCATCTCAGAAGTTATCGGGACGATGGTCCTTGTCGTAGGCTTACTTGCCTTTGGTGCTAATAAATTTGCTGATGGGACAAACGTCTTCGCAGTTGGTGGCTTAATTTTGGCCATTGGTCTATCACTTGGTGGGGCAACAGGTTATGCAATCAATCCTGCGCGAGATTTAGGTCCTAGGATCGCTCACTTTATTCTCCCAATGAAAAATAAAGGGAATTCTGACTGGGCATATAGCTGGGTACCAGTCGTTGCACCTATCGTTGGTGGCCTCTTAGCAGTTGGCTTATTCACATTTATCAAAAAATAG
- a CDS encoding response regulator: MHVLIVEDDPMVEFIHRNYLEKSNKFSAIYSANSLQAAQEILDSKSVDLLLLDIHLKDGNGLDLLSHIRKLTQSLEVIVITAASEAKTVEKGLHFGVVDYLIKPFTNERFQESLSLFFQRKQTLAQTSLMQAAIDQLVKGDSKSSKMQPAKTESLDKGLVMDTLSRIKETINRLPQPFTIQELTEKSGFSHVSVRKYIVYLEEQHELTSQVIYTKIGRPYKIYTALIQPGEHRS; the protein is encoded by the coding sequence ATGCATGTATTAATCGTGGAAGACGATCCAATGGTGGAATTCATCCACCGTAACTATTTAGAAAAAAGTAACAAATTTTCAGCCATCTATTCTGCAAACTCACTTCAAGCAGCCCAGGAAATTTTAGATAGTAAATCTGTTGACTTACTACTACTAGATATTCATTTGAAAGATGGTAATGGCCTAGACCTACTGAGCCATATTCGCAAACTGACACAGTCTCTTGAAGTCATCGTCATTACGGCTGCAAGCGAGGCAAAAACGGTTGAAAAAGGTCTACATTTTGGTGTGGTTGATTATTTGATTAAACCATTTACAAATGAACGCTTTCAAGAGAGTCTGTCCCTCTTCTTTCAGCGCAAACAAACCTTAGCCCAAACAAGTCTGATGCAAGCAGCTATTGACCAACTAGTCAAGGGGGACAGTAAAAGCTCAAAAATGCAACCAGCTAAAACAGAAAGCCTTGATAAAGGTCTAGTGATGGATACTTTAAGCCGGATAAAAGAGACAATCAATCGCCTACCTCAACCCTTTACCATTCAAGAACTAACTGAAAAAAGTGGGTTTTCACATGTGTCAGTTAGAAAGTACATCGTCTACTTAGAAGAACAGCATGAGCTAACCAGTCAGGTGATTTACACAAAGATTGGGCGTCCCTATAAAATCTACACGGCCTTAATTCAGCCAGGCGAGCACAGGTCATAA
- a CDS encoding NAD(P)-dependent malic enzyme: protein MSEDVKELALQQARDNGGKLSVISKVTIDNKRDLSIAYTPGVAAVSLAVAADKELAYQLTTKKNTVAVVSDGSAVLGLGNIGPEAAMPVMEGKAALFKRFADVDAVPIVLDTQDTEEIIAIVKAIAPTFGGINLEDISAPRCFEIEQRLIEACDIPVFHDDQHGTAIVVLSALFNSLKLINKTLADVKIVVNGGGSAGLSITRKFLAAGVKHITVVDRFGIINEEDGAELAPHHLDIAKVTNREHLSGTLETALVGADVFVGVSAPGALKKEWIKAMADKPVIFAMANPIPEIMPDEALEGGAYIVGTGRSDFPNQINNVLAFPGIFRGALDARARKITIEMQIAAAKGIASLIPDSELSTTNIIPDAFQDGVATVVAKAVSGSVDD from the coding sequence ATGTCAGAAGATGTAAAAGAATTAGCCTTGCAACAAGCAAGAGATAACGGTGGTAAATTATCAGTTATTTCTAAAGTAACAATTGATAACAAAAGAGATTTAAGTATCGCCTATACACCAGGTGTTGCAGCTGTTTCTTTAGCAGTTGCTGCGGATAAGGAATTAGCTTATCAATTAACGACTAAAAAAAATACGGTAGCGGTTGTCAGTGACGGCTCAGCTGTATTAGGTCTGGGGAATATTGGCCCAGAAGCAGCGATGCCAGTTATGGAAGGAAAAGCTGCCTTATTCAAACGCTTCGCTGATGTTGATGCTGTCCCAATCGTTTTAGATACACAAGATACAGAAGAAATCATTGCCATCGTTAAAGCCATTGCCCCAACTTTTGGTGGGATCAATCTAGAAGACATCAGTGCGCCACGTTGCTTTGAAATTGAACAACGGTTGATTGAAGCATGTGATATCCCAGTCTTTCATGATGACCAACATGGGACAGCGATTGTCGTCTTGTCTGCCTTATTTAATAGCTTAAAATTAATCAACAAAACCTTGGCTGACGTTAAAATCGTTGTCAATGGTGGTGGATCAGCAGGGCTATCCATCACACGCAAATTCTTAGCAGCAGGTGTCAAACATATTACAGTTGTCGATCGGTTTGGTATCATTAATGAGGAGGATGGGGCAGAATTGGCGCCACATCACCTTGATATTGCCAAAGTAACAAATCGTGAGCATCTGTCAGGCACGCTTGAAACAGCGCTTGTAGGTGCAGATGTGTTTGTTGGTGTTTCTGCACCAGGTGCCCTCAAAAAAGAATGGATCAAAGCCATGGCAGACAAACCCGTTATTTTTGCCATGGCCAATCCAATCCCAGAAATCATGCCTGACGAAGCACTTGAAGGTGGTGCATATATTGTTGGGACAGGTAGAAGTGACTTCCCAAATCAAATTAATAATGTCTTAGCCTTTCCAGGCATCTTTAGAGGAGCACTCGATGCTAGGGCTAGAAAAATTACCATCGAGATGCAGATTGCTGCGGCTAAAGGTATTGCAAGTTTAATTCCAGATAGTGAGCTCAGCACAACGAATATCATTCCTGATGCCTTCCAAGATGGTGTCGCAACTGTTGTAGCCAAAGCAGTAAGTGGCAGTGTGGATGACTAA
- a CDS encoding Spo0B domain-containing protein, translated as MKKGLRLWSLLTIAFISALFLITSLFYGLMVYQTAQSVRQTESKLLLSIGKQLSIDPLVKQVLTTHTNEKALETYATEIYHIYDLDFVVIMNMQSKRLTHPDETLIGKPFQGNDEKEALKGHTYVSFSKGSLGQSLRGFVPVYDNQKQQIGVVALGIKVQTLGTLINKFRQGYTIVLFTSIAIGFIAALGLAYYLKRQLLNLEPKEISQLLEERNAMLSHTNDAIIVVNSDKVIQLSNIAANELYEKTSGPGNTLTGLPLEALIVELDAVSLDSKREQLYRQNGQEYLFSSAPIIIQQKPIGWIIFLRNATESLFVMDQLANTTAYASALQAQSHEFMNKLHVIYGLVDLKAYDELSIYLRDILSPEKEFSHRLAFLVRNPQIAGFLIGERQKFSERKVTLLFDISPEIPETRDDDQTLAIMNCYRYIHHLLLKITLPEELQILIQYASDNLTTTYTLGLDTQQQAILKTGCEHPFFQQLRKEAKATFTFDSNNQTVVLQLGTPYHEVS; from the coding sequence ATGAAAAAAGGGTTACGTCTTTGGAGTTTATTAACCATCGCCTTTATTTCAGCTCTTTTTCTGATTACGTCCCTTTTTTATGGCTTAATGGTTTATCAAACAGCTCAGTCTGTGAGACAAACTGAATCGAAACTCTTGCTCTCAATTGGTAAACAACTCTCAATAGATCCATTAGTTAAACAGGTGCTAACCACGCATACTAATGAGAAGGCATTGGAAACTTACGCCACGGAAATCTACCATATTTATGATTTAGATTTTGTCGTCATCATGAATATGCAGTCAAAACGACTGACACATCCGGATGAGACACTTATCGGTAAACCCTTTCAAGGAAACGATGAAAAAGAAGCCCTAAAAGGACACACCTATGTCTCATTTAGTAAAGGAAGCCTTGGTCAGTCATTAAGAGGATTTGTCCCTGTCTATGATAATCAAAAACAACAAATTGGTGTTGTGGCCTTAGGGATAAAAGTACAGACACTAGGCACTTTGATTAACAAATTTAGACAAGGCTATACCATCGTTCTCTTTACTAGTATTGCGATTGGCTTTATTGCCGCTTTGGGTCTCGCCTACTATCTGAAACGGCAGCTGCTAAACTTAGAGCCTAAAGAAATTTCTCAACTGCTTGAAGAAAGAAATGCCATGCTGAGTCATACCAATGATGCTATCATTGTCGTGAACTCAGATAAAGTCATTCAGTTAAGCAATATCGCAGCAAATGAGCTATATGAGAAAACAAGTGGACCGGGTAATACGCTTACTGGACTGCCACTAGAAGCCCTGATTGTTGAACTTGACGCTGTGTCACTAGATAGTAAGCGAGAACAACTTTATCGCCAAAACGGTCAAGAATATTTGTTTTCAAGTGCGCCGATTATCATCCAGCAAAAGCCGATTGGTTGGATTATTTTTTTACGTAATGCCACTGAATCTTTGTTTGTGATGGACCAACTAGCCAATACAACAGCCTATGCGAGTGCCTTACAAGCACAATCTCATGAGTTTATGAATAAATTGCACGTGATTTACGGCTTGGTTGATTTAAAAGCTTATGATGAGCTGAGCATCTATTTGCGCGATATTTTATCACCTGAAAAGGAATTTTCTCACCGCCTTGCCTTCCTCGTTCGCAATCCTCAGATTGCAGGATTTCTGATCGGAGAGCGGCAAAAATTTTCTGAACGAAAAGTCACCTTGCTATTTGATATCTCACCTGAAATACCGGAAACACGTGACGATGATCAAACTCTTGCCATCATGAATTGCTACCGCTATATCCATCATCTACTGCTCAAGATAACCTTACCAGAAGAGTTACAAATCTTAATTCAATATGCCAGTGATAACTTAACAACGACCTATACGTTAGGGTTAGACACACAACAACAGGCCATTTTAAAAACTGGCTGTGAGCATCCATTTTTTCAACAATTACGAAAAGAAGCTAAGGCAACTTTTACTTTCGACAGCAACAATCAGACTGTGGTGCTCCAACTAGGAACACCTTATCATGAGGTAAGCTAA
- a CDS encoding putative DNA-binding protein → MEIEKTNRMNALFEFYATLLTEKQMNYIELYYADDFSLAEIAEEYHVTRQAVYDNIKRTEKVLETYEIKLHMYSDYIVRDQIFSELLTRYEADTYLTQQIDLLQSLENE, encoded by the coding sequence ATGGAAATTGAAAAAACAAATCGTATGAATGCCCTATTTGAGTTTTATGCGACTTTGCTGACAGAAAAGCAGATGAATTATATCGAACTTTATTACGCAGATGACTTTTCTCTAGCAGAGATAGCAGAAGAGTATCATGTCACAAGACAAGCAGTTTATGATAATATTAAGCGGACAGAGAAAGTACTAGAAACGTATGAAATAAAGCTGCACATGTATTCTGATTATATTGTTCGAGACCAGATTTTTTCAGAACTCTTGACGAGATATGAAGCAGATACCTATCTGACGCAACAAATTGACCTATTACAAAGCTTAGAAAACGAATAG
- a CDS encoding response regulator transcription factor: protein MKTIMIADDDSAILALLSYTFESDGFKVSLVEDGVQALALASKQTFDIILLDMMMPGLSGLAVTESLRQHANYTPIIILTAREDDDLKITGINSGVDDYLDKTTPQREIIARANALIRRNQIYQKTGTAEKQIESYQFKTLTIDLKTKTASLFNEKIALSKREFNLLVFLVQHQDIIVSREAILTEFWGETQEYETRVVDVTISNLRKKLDNRFIKTKRGFGYQFIEDETA, encoded by the coding sequence ATGAAAACAATTATGATTGCTGATGATGACAGTGCGATATTAGCACTGCTATCTTATACATTCGAGTCTGATGGGTTCAAAGTCTCACTCGTTGAAGATGGGGTGCAGGCATTAGCACTTGCCTCAAAACAGACATTTGATATTATTTTACTGGATATGATGATGCCTGGTTTGTCTGGTCTTGCAGTGACTGAGTCTTTAAGACAACACGCAAATTATACACCGATTATCATCTTGACTGCACGTGAAGATGATGACCTCAAGATAACAGGCATTAACTCAGGTGTTGATGATTATCTGGATAAAACAACGCCACAAAGAGAAATTATTGCACGAGCTAATGCCTTAATTCGGCGCAATCAAATCTACCAAAAAACAGGTACAGCAGAAAAACAGATTGAGTCTTACCAGTTTAAAACATTGACGATCGACTTGAAAACGAAAACAGCTAGCTTGTTTAACGAAAAAATCGCCTTGTCTAAACGAGAATTTAATCTACTCGTCTTTCTTGTGCAGCATCAAGATATTATCGTCAGTCGAGAAGCCATCTTGACTGAATTTTGGGGTGAAACACAAGAGTACGAAACGCGTGTAGTTGATGTCACGATTAGTAACCTGAGAAAAAAACTTGACAACAGATTTATCAAAACAAAAAGAGGATTCGGGTATCAGTTCATTGAAGACGAAACAGCTTAA
- the glpO gene encoding type 1 glycerol-3-phosphate oxidase yields MIEFSKATRQDNLDKMAKEPLDLLIIGGGITGAGVALQAAASGIKTGLIEMQDFSEGTSSRSTKLVHGGIRYLKTFDVEVVSDTVKERAIVQQIAPHIPKPDPMLLPIYDDEGPTTFDMFSVKIAMDLYDQLAGVKGTKYENYTLNAKEVLEREPYIKKEGLQGAGVYLDFRNNDARLVIENIKQAAADGAYLASKVKATGFLYKDNKIIGVKARDLLTGKTLEIYAKVVINTSGPWVDKIRNLNFTRAVIPQMRPTKGVHLVVDAKKLPVPQPTYFDTQKHDGRMVFAIPRENKTYFGTTDTDYDGNYTDPKVTQDDVDYLLDVINKRYPDANLTIHDIESSWAGLRPLLMGNAGSDYNGGDNGSLSDHSFDKVLNIIGAFKQNQASRTDVEDVLNHLENSRGEKELSPSQISRGSSLEREADDLISLSGGKITDYRKMAEGAIELIKKILSDDFSQTYTDINSKEYAVSGGDFDPAKVEETVTENAAVGVAAGLSSEDAHYIADFYGTNALTIFEFVKDFPAYDQLSIAESAMLRYAMVAEMTLTPSDYLMRRTNHILFQRDRLDAIKHPVLAAMADYYAWTEDEKAEHLVELNRVINTSDLKELKAGAN; encoded by the coding sequence ATGATAGAATTTTCAAAAGCAACACGTCAAGATAATTTAGATAAAATGGCAAAAGAACCATTAGATTTACTCATTATCGGTGGTGGTATTACTGGGGCAGGTGTTGCCTTACAAGCTGCAGCGTCAGGTATTAAAACTGGTTTGATAGAGATGCAAGACTTTTCAGAAGGGACATCTTCACGATCAACTAAGTTAGTTCATGGTGGGATTCGATATCTGAAAACATTTGACGTAGAAGTCGTGTCAGATACAGTAAAAGAAAGAGCAATCGTCCAACAAATCGCACCACATATTCCCAAACCCGATCCGATGTTGCTACCAATTTATGATGATGAAGGCCCTACGACCTTTGATATGTTTTCAGTTAAGATTGCCATGGACCTCTATGATCAATTAGCAGGTGTCAAGGGCACAAAATATGAAAATTATACGCTGAATGCCAAAGAAGTACTAGAGCGTGAACCTTACATCAAAAAAGAAGGCCTGCAAGGCGCGGGTGTTTATCTCGACTTCCGAAATAACGATGCACGTTTGGTCATTGAGAACATTAAACAAGCAGCAGCAGATGGCGCTTATTTGGCAAGTAAAGTCAAGGCGACAGGCTTCTTATACAAGGATAATAAAATTATCGGAGTAAAAGCGCGTGACTTACTCACTGGTAAAACGCTTGAAATCTATGCTAAAGTGGTCATCAATACCAGCGGACCTTGGGTAGATAAAATTCGTAATTTAAACTTTACTCGTGCTGTGATCCCTCAAATGAGACCAACTAAAGGGGTTCATTTGGTTGTAGATGCTAAAAAATTACCAGTCCCACAACCAACTTATTTTGATACACAAAAACATGATGGTCGGATGGTCTTTGCCATTCCAAGGGAAAATAAAACCTACTTTGGGACGACAGATACTGATTATGATGGGAATTATACAGATCCTAAGGTTACCCAGGATGATGTTGACTATCTACTAGATGTCATTAACAAACGCTATCCTGATGCAAATCTGACAATCCATGATATCGAAAGCTCATGGGCAGGGTTGCGCCCATTATTAATGGGCAATGCTGGCTCTGACTACAATGGTGGAGATAATGGTAGTTTGTCAGACCATAGCTTTGATAAGGTCCTTAATATTATCGGTGCCTTTAAACAAAATCAAGCCAGTCGGACTGATGTAGAGGATGTTTTAAATCATTTAGAAAATTCACGTGGCGAAAAAGAACTGTCTCCTTCACAAATTTCTCGTGGTAGTTCACTAGAACGTGAAGCAGATGATTTAATCAGTTTGTCAGGTGGCAAAATTACAGATTACCGTAAAATGGCTGAGGGCGCAATTGAGCTAATCAAGAAAATTCTGTCTGATGACTTTAGCCAAACCTATACGGATATCAACTCAAAAGAGTATGCTGTATCTGGTGGTGATTTTGATCCTGCCAAAGTGGAAGAAACTGTTACTGAAAACGCAGCAGTCGGTGTTGCAGCTGGTTTATCTAGTGAAGATGCACACTATATTGCAGATTTCTATGGAACGAATGCACTGACAATCTTCGAATTTGTTAAAGACTTTCCAGCTTATGATCAGTTAAGCATAGCTGAATCAGCCATGTTGCGTTACGCCATGGTTGCCGAAATGACACTCACACCAAGTGATTACCTCATGAGACGGACCAATCACATTCTATTCCAACGTGATCGTTTGGATGCGATTAAGCATCCCGTATTAGCTGCCATGGCTGACTATTACGCCTGGACAGAAGATGAAAAAGCTGAGCACCTAGTTGAGTTGAATCGTGTGATTAATACGTCAGACTTGAAAGAATTGAAAGCGGGGGCAAACTAA